The genomic interval cacacacaaatacaacaaaccatccaaaaaatttaaaaggcaaataaTGCTCCAAATCCAACAAGTAAACAAAAGTTTACTAAAAATCACggcatttattttatatagtccAACGACTCATGGGCTTGGTATCTGGTCTGCAATGTGTTTGATACCCCAATGAGTCTGAGACTCATTGAATGAGATTCCTCCTGCATTGAGGAAAAGTGATTTCCCTTTTATCAAAATATACCTACTGCAGATTACTTCTTGGTTCTGCATACACACTTCTCCCTAAGTGTTTGGCACCTCATCTGGCTTGAAGTTCTATAAGTTTTATGTGTGTTGTCCTAGAgtctgtaaatttatttttatgtaagtcCTGTTTTATCAGGAAGattctgtttccttggagtcgtccattcctctggctcttgcaatcttcCCAAATTCTTTTCCACATAGTGCCCTGAAACCAGTGGAGTGGTGTGAGATAGAAAGTTTCCATTTAGAAGTTGTTCCAAAGTCTTTTACTTTTTGCATACTGATAgacactactttttttttttattaattggttattttatttatttacatttcaaatgttgtcaccccattcctggtctcccctctgaAAAGGCCAATCCAACCCCCctttcctttgcctctaagaggatgTTTCCCCACATACACACTCCTGACTCACCACTCCAGCATCCAGGTGTGCTTGGCAGCATGCATCCACAAGACCAAAGgcttcccaggacccaacagggataacATTAGGAGAAagacccaaaaaaagaaagacagaacctGGAGACCACGTCTAGTAGAtagcatggcccccagttgaggaaaTGAGATACCCACCCAgttcaaaatttttaactcagAGTTATTTCTGCCTAAGTTAAAAGTTAGGCAAAAATGTAGCAGATCCTGAAGgaaaagacatccagagacacTACTTTTAAATTGCATAAATAATTTATCAAAATTTCCATATTTAAAAGCATGTGACCCTGTACATATCTAGCACATGAAATTCACCTCATTGTGTAGGCAAttttagagaatttttaaaatcaagttaCTCCATTGACTATATGTATTTTGTTTATCCTTCTCAATCTTTATTTGTTAACATACAATTCATTGCTTTCCCATTACTGCAGAGCATTGCTTGTTTGTTAGATGACACCACTGAAGAACTTGACAgaagtgacatactttctcctgCTGGGACTCACTGATGACCCAGGCCTGCAACTTCCTCTCTTTATTACCTTCTTTCTCATCTACATCATCACACTTGTAGGGAACATAGGAAtgatcatgttgattttcttggACTCTCGGCTCCATACtcccatgtacttttttcttGGTAACTTGTCCCTGGTGGATATTTTTTACTCTTCAGCTATCACACCAAAAGTCATGGCTGGGCTGCTGTTGGGAGACAAAATCATATCCTTCAATGACTGTGCTGTTCAGATGTTCTTTTTTGCAGCCTTTATTACTGTTGAAAATTACCTGTTAGCCTCaatggcctatgatcgctatgtggcAGTATGTAAACCCCTACACTATGCCACCACCATGACtccaagtgtatgtatgtgtctgatcATGGGCTGCtatatttttggtttcttgaaTGTCTCAGTTTACCTTGGAGATacattcagtctctctttctgtaAGTGTAATGTGGTCCATCATTTTTTCTGTGATATGCCAGCAATCATGGCTCTCTCTTGCTCTGATAGACATATTAATGAACTGATACTTATTTATCTAGCCAGTTTCAATATCTTCTTTGCTCTCACAATAATCTTAGTATcatacattataatttttatcaCAATCTTAAAGATGCACTCAGAAGCAGGGCATCAGAAGGCTATTTCTACATGTGCTTCCCACTTtactgctgtttttattttctatggaaCAACAATCTTCATGTATTTGCAACCAAGCTCTAGTCATGCAATGGACACAGACAAAATTGCATCTGTCTTCTACACCATGGTCATTCCCATGCTGAACCCTTTAGTTTACAGCCTGAGAAACAAAGAGGTAAAGAGTGCATTCATGAAAGTGGTTCTGAAAGAGAAATTACTGTTATgatattaacattaaaattttgtgatataattttaaaattcttatgacATCTTCTATATACAGTAGATTATATTTTAAGCTTATACTAGTTCATGATCTGAGTGCTTATTTTTGCCTGTGCATGTCATTTTGTCCTGGACATGATGGAGCAGTATTTTTAGAAGCATAATATGGGAATtagataattttgaatttttgtatTTGGGTtgtcaaaaatgtttttttaaaccattgttgatatattcaattattttctttttcctttcttttctggtataCTGTGATAGTTAATAATCATTATCATTTTGACTGATGGGATTTTTGAGTACACATTGAAATGCATCTCTGGGGAAGTCCATTTTGGTGCACCTATATTTGCTGTGTTTCGTTTCATTACCAATTAGAATCTAAGACAAATCATTAGCTTATTTTCCCTTTATATTCAGATATTAGTATGGACTTTGTATTGGGAGAATTTACCACTGAAATTGTTTATCCttgaaattatgtttatttgAATGTTTTTCATTGCTAACTCCTCAATTTTTACacttatttctcttttctaattttacttttttccatCTACATATGCTCAGTATCTTGTATTGTTTTCTGCTATCAGATATGCTGCTATGAATGTTTTGTAGTATATTCTACTATAGACCCATATGTTGTTCTGACCTCTACtcagaatttaaaatttcatatactTAGATAAGTAGTCTCTgataataaatctaaataaagaatatattgcCTCTCAAGCCTTAAAAGGACACCAAGGAGTCAGGAAACTTTTTGTTTTCTAGGAAAGGTCCAATAAAACAATTTATCCTTTATCTTAAATGAGCTATGTCAAGTATCCCATACTATTGGGTTTCCAAACTTCATTTATATTGAAGATTATTTAATTTATCTTGAGTTGACTTTCTCAACCTATCATTATATGCCTTTCTACATTTTGGTCACTAATCTTATTTAGCAAAATATCTGGATGTAGTGTAACTGTGTATAATTTTTAGATGGGGAAACTATGAAGTTCTGTGAGATAAAGTTACTCAAGTGTAAAATCTGGCACTGTAGCTAGACAGGACACTGTGGGAGCATTGCCaggaaaatcaaaataactttactttgtatCCATTAACAAGGATGAAAAAAATTCTATCAATGTATCTGCAAACTCAGTACCTTAATATGTGTTGATTGTTAGAACAATGCAACTATAGCTCACAGAGTAGCTGTAATTTGAGTAAAGAATTGATTAAGTAAacttaataattttcttttaaattctaagaGTCACTGTTTTTCTTTAGAGGTTAAGATgatgatttaaataaaacaatgtaaaattacATACCCATTCTCCTTTTAACATCTCAATAGGGGCAAAAACTTCTGCAAACttctatgattattttattgttttggctTACTTGTTCCCAGGTAATGGTAGTTCTAGGAACTTCTCATACATCTTTATAGTTTTCTAATGGctcttcaagtctctcaagaaagaaatagaagatgtcAAAAagtggaaagatttcccatgctcctggattgataggattaacatagtagaAATTGCTATtgtaccaaaagcaatctatgtattcaatgtaatccccatcagaattacaacagaattctttaaaaacataaaaagttaaaTTCTTAATTTCATATGGAATAAATCCCAGGATAgtaaaaacaattctgaacaatatgAGAATtcctggaggaatcaccatcccattACTGAGCAATAGTGATTCAAAACtacatggcattggtacagagatagacaggtTGATGAATGGATagaagagaattgaagacccagaaataaaaccacatacttgTTAACActcaatttttgagaaaaatccAAACTATTTACCTCATTTAAACTGTACCtctcaaactctctctctctctctctctctctctctctctctctctctatatatatatatatatatatatatatcctcttaGATTCATaaccttttactttttaatttgttttgttacaaaaatacaagcacacacaaatgaacacacatgcacatatatatgcatcatacacacacacatgagtacacacataACTATATTGCCACACATTTTACATACTACTATAACCCATACATgcatatagaaataaaatcaatctttcaaataaaaataaatttgttattgTTCAGATTACCTGTGACCTTTTACTCACTAAGTCTAATGAAAGCAACACTAATGAGGAAATAGTCTATACTTATACAATGTAGAAGAAAAAGTAATCATTTCTTTGTGTATTGTTGCACAAAGTCCTGAGATGGGGAGCCCTAAAGTAGTACACTGAGGTAGTATTGCTGTTTGATGTCTGAAAGTAAGTAGCTTTGTGGTCttcattaataaaatgaaagacttttttgTTTAGGtcttaaaaacattatttataaagTTAAGAAGTGGGATATCATAGGAGATTTTCACTATCCTTCCTGTCCATCATTAtactctgagtgctgagatggtCTGCTGGTAGGAAACCATTCTACCACCCCAACAGAATTCACTGGAGTCTCAATATTTTGGTGTAGATCCAGGGTCCCCCTAGTATTTTATTCCTGTCTATTTTTGGCTTCATTgtcaaaaaatcaagtgtccataggtacatagttttatatctgtgtttttgatttgattccatccatcaacctttctttttctataccaataccataaTATTTTCTTACTATCACTATGAAATACAGCTATATATCAGGAATGCTGATACCcctagaagtttttttattgttcaggattgttttagcttttGTGGGTTacttttttccatataaagtagAAAATTGTTTTATCatggtctgtaaagaattgtgttgggattttaatggaaATTCTATGGAATTTGTAAATATACTTTGGTAAGGTATCTAACAACACTTATATAGCTCATTGCACATGGAGAAGTAAAGCTTGTGCTCAACCAGAAAGTATACACTTAGTGATTATTAATCAGGGTACTCATAGATACTGTGCTTGCTACCAGAGGTAATCATTAATCCAGCTGTAAACACTGCCACTTATAGCAGAGACTTGACTGTGATATATTCTTTTGCAATAGTGGTACAAACATTATGAGAATAAACTATTACTCTTTGATTGTGTTTATGGCCTGCCCTATGAGATGAAACCTATGTTTAAGACTGCTAGAGTGGCCAAGATATTGAGACTCAATAGGCCATAAGCATAGGGGTAAACCTAGTACTATTGTTCTCCTAAAGTACATAACAATAAAATTACTCTGAATGACATAAATCAGTGCTTTACTCAGATATCCTTAGGGACTCTTATTACAATAGATTATAAGTAACACAGAGTCTCATAGCTGGACAATGTCCAAAAAGTGAGAGACTTTGAAGTACTCAGTGCTAAGTATGAAGTCTTCCTCAAACTACTTTTTTTCAAGGCTTCAGAAAGATTGAAAGAGACAGAGGTCAGAGATCATTCCTAGGAAACAGTGTCTtacagatacaaaatgattgatacacatatgaactcacagagactggcagTGTATATAAGACCTGCACAGTGTTGAGTCAGATAATGTCCCAGTATGGATAAGGAGAAGTGAACACAGGGTCAAATCCTTAATCTGGAAGCTGTCTGCAATTGATAACAattgtaaaaaaattatttttagttttctccaatggagactTTAACCAGTCTTCAGGGTAGGTCTCATGTCCAGGAGCAGTTGAccaacaaacatttttttcatttttttattggatattttatttacactttagatgccatcccctttccccatccctcccccttagaaaacacctatcccatgccctcttttcctttttgcacttatacattttttaaaaatgttaatcaaagactttataagtttggtattgctcaatcagaggtgtaacccactacccaacctagatatatcaactatctttgactggtggagatatgtgaacatctgcttccctgtctcccccctctttctctctctcatcacctagcttctcctctccttcttctcctcctctccttacttcttcacttcctctcagtactcctcccatcttagttcctcctacatatcacccttcctgttgaaATGAAacgtttctctcaaaatacaattagagcataattatgccaatttgtacgagtgaggtacaagatagtcctaatacccagtccatcattttgttgactaaccagaacctctgtcatctatcctaactaaaacacttagttctgaacctggctttttccttggctttagaatgaatttcagctgaaaaccatccactcaaatcttttctctcaataaatagccaggattggctatgaggctataagttttcaaccccgtcagaaataaagaatgactgtgttaactataattgtgggaagcacaaagcatagcttctaaaacttagccaatttatagagacctctgaacacctggacactcctccctctactacaaaatgttgtagcatctgttcttccaccttctggcccaggatcatctgaaagaccttagtgctgcagaattattaagggctgattactctgtctaggcagatataatcagtcgactattctgcaagtgtgtccttttctggacagtaatttgtctgtagatagaaagaggcaattcttgtctagtggctgtctcaccacaactggaataactccaaagatgctcaatttcttcttagaattcaatacagaaagctgtcaggagcagacaggtctctaatcaaaatgaatattaatacagaaatgtttgtcatgtcaattctaaggatttctgatgttttgaaaaccagctatccatgtaaggtaatctggactgttgtctgttaactccactcagctatttctaaataaaatatagaaaacaccctaacaataaactccaagccatgaatttgctatactCACAGGCTGACcctctcaaatcagttaaaaagttaaaggactgggtctaagccttgtattcctaaatgtgttatactggtacaatgcctatgagagtaacaatattcatctcacttttatatcaataagaagctcataccaatgaaaaccttaaaatttgtaatcaaagtaaattggtgccttTTAAGAATtaatatcttcatcttgataataattgtacagatttctaataataggttatggctatgcaacaaatcttagctaatcctctctattcccacaaaaccactacttttccctagaaagacagcccaacatttaccaccttagttcccaagcccagggaattggggcgctgactcttcattagcttcttcaagctgattatgggcattgagatattagaagaggaatggggggaaaagagcaaattgataagcctctgatgctgtgtcttcactgcatctagatggaattccaggacctcagaggtttgagcaggtctgcccagcttgcttgatgagtagatacaccaaggctgatcattctgcaatatacaattctcaaaacaaattttagtatcaagatagttttttctttaaagagggctgacattttattaaggatgttgttcctaaacaacaaagattcaactaacagaccacatgaagctcatgaagaaggaacaacaagtgaggatgcctaggtctttcttagaaggagtaactaagtacacaagggagcaaatatggaggcaaagtgtgggagagaatctgaaggagaggttgtatgtagaccattccacctgagtattcattccatgtgcagtcaccaaaaatagatgctgatatggatgacaggaagggaaagctgacagcagcctgataaggctgtctccttagaggtcccccagagtctgacatacccagaggcagatactcacagctaaccattaaactgatcaaaggttcccaatggagaagttagagagtaaactgaaggaactgaaagggttggtgggcctatgaggagaacaacaatatcaaccagccagagctccccagggtctaaaccaccagcctaggaacacatatggagggacacatgactccagctgtatatgtaggggaggatggccttgttgggcatagttgggagaggagatctttggtcccatgaaggctgagcTCTGAGTCGAGGGGGATCTGAGGATGTGGAGGGAGAGTGGGGTGTAGGTGTgtgcacactctcatagaagcaggaggaggggttatgggataaggggttcctgggtgatggggggaatgcgataaggggataaaatttgaattctaaatattatatccaataaaaaagagggaaaaaaagaaaaccagttgaCCAACAAACTTGATGGTATATTTGATGCCTCTTGGTctcatttttgtcttcttttcttttcctttctttctttttttttattatatatttttttattagatctttcatttacacttcagatgccatcccctttccccattcccccccttagaaaacctctatcccatgcccccttttcctttttgcatttatacattttttaaaaaaatgttaatcataggctttataagtttggtattgttcaatcagaggtgtaatccactacccaacctagatatatctactatctttgactggtggagattcatgaacatctgcttccctgtctcccccctctatctctctttcatcacctagcttctcctctccttcttcttctcctcttcttactccttttcttcctctcagtactcctcccaccttagctcctcctacccatcacccttcctgttaaaaggaaacttttctctcaaaatacaattagagcataattatgccaatttgtaccagtgaggtaaaagatagtcctaatacccagtccatccttttgttgacctaccagcacctctgtcatctctcctaactaaaacatttagttctgaacctggctttaggatgaatgtcagctgacgaccatacactcagatcttttttctcaaggtaaatagctataagttttcaaccccgtcagaaatccagaatgactgagttgactataattgtgggaagcacaaagcatagcttctaaaacttagccaatttatagagacctctgaacacctggacactccctctacttcaaaacgttggagcatctgttcttctgccttctggcccaggattatctgacagaccttagtgctgcagaattattaagggctgattactctgtctaagcagatataatcagtcgactattctgcaagtgtgtccttttctggacagtaatttgtctgtagaaggaaagtggcaattcttgcctagtggccatctcaccacaattggagtaactccaaagatgctcaatttcttcttagaattcacgacaggaagctgtctggagcagacaggtctctaatcaaaatgaacattaatacagaaatgtttgtcatgtcaattctaaggatttctgatgttttgaaaaccagctatccatgtaaggtaatctggactgttgcctgttaactccactcagctatttctaaataaaacataaagtacacccttataataaactccaagccatgaatttactatagtcccttaactcacaggctgaccttctcaaatcagtttaaaaaagttaaagaagaactgggtctaagctttgtattcctaaatgtgttatactggtacaatgcctatgagagtagcaatatttatctcactcttatatcactaagaagctcatgccaatgaaaaccttaaaatttgtaatcaaataaattggtaccatttaagaattgatatcttcatcttgatactaattatagagatttctactaataggtatggctatgcaattaacccctagctaatcctctctattcccacagaACCACTacatttccctagaaagacagtccaacatttaccaccttagtacccaagcctagggaataggggcgctgactcttcattagcttcttcaagctgattatgggtgttgagatattagaagaggagtggggagaagagcaaattgacaatcctctgatgctgtgtcttcactgcctccagatggaattcccagacctcagaggtttgagcaggtctgccctgcttgcttgttgagtagataccccaaggttgatcattctgcaatatacaattctcaaaacaagttttcttatcaagatagtttttttaaagagggctgacattttattaagaatgttggttccaaccactttttttttattcccctcttttattggatataatatttacatttcaaattttctccccttaccacatttccccaccacccaggaaccccttatcccatcctccctcctcctgcttctatgagggtgtttacccacttACCCCcagtcctccccaccctcagattcctgcctcctcagtgctcagccttcaaggtacaatgaccttgtctcccacctatgcccaacaaggccatcctcccctacatatacagatggagtcatgtgtctctccatatgtgctcctaggctggtggtttagaccctagggagctctggctggttggtaatgttgctctcctcatggggccaccagaccttaaggctccttcagtttactctctaactcctccattgggaacctttgatcagattaatggatagctgcaagtatctgtctctgggtatgtcagactctgggggacctctaaggagacaaccttatcaggctgctgtcagccttcccatcctgacatccatatcagcatctatttttggtgactgc from Arvicanthis niloticus isolate mArvNil1 chromosome 1, mArvNil1.pat.X, whole genome shotgun sequence carries:
- the LOC117716168 gene encoding olfactory receptor 5B2-like; protein product: MTPLKNLTEVTYFLLLGLTDDPGLQLPLFITFFLIYIITLVGNIGMIMLIFLDSRLHTPMYFFLGNLSLVDIFYSSAITPKVMAGLLLGDKIISFNDCAVQMFFFAAFITVENYLLASMAYDRYVAVCKPLHYATTMTPSVCMCLIMGCYIFGFLNVSVYLGDTFSLSFCKCNVVHHFFCDMPAIMALSCSDRHINELILIYLASFNIFFALTIILVSYIIIFITILKMHSEAGHQKAISTCASHFTAVFIFYGTTIFMYLQPSSSHAMDTDKIASVFYTMVIPMLNPLVYSLRNKEVKSAFMKVVLKEKLLL